One genomic region from Indicator indicator isolate 239-I01 chromosome 7, UM_Iind_1.1, whole genome shotgun sequence encodes:
- the TSPAN14 gene encoding tetraspanin-14: MHYYRYSNAEVSCWYKYLLFSYNIVFWLAGVAFLAAGLWAWSEKGVLSDLTKVTGLHGLDPVVLVLVVGIVMFTLGFAGCVGALRENICLLKFFCGAIVFIFLLELAVAVLAFLFQDWVRDRVKEFFENNIKSYRDDIDLQNLIDSLQKINHCCGAQGPEDWDFNIYFNCSSESKSREKCGVPFSCCIPDPAQKVVNTQCGYDIRKKSKSEWDDQIFVKGCIVALEAWLPKNIYIVAGVFIAISLLQIFGIFLARTLISDIEAVKAGNAF; encoded by the exons CTAGCTGGAGTGGCCTTCCTTGCAGCTGGTCTGTGGGCATGGAGTGAAAAG GGTGTACTGTCTGATCTGACAAAAGTGACTGGTCTTCATGGTCTGGACCCAGTGGTGCTTGTCCTGGTGGTGGGAATAGTGATGTTTACTTTAGGATTTGCTGGTTGTGTTGGAGCACTGAGAGAGAATATCTGCCTTCTGAAGTTT ttCTGTGGAGCTATTGTGTTTATattcctgctggagctggcagtggcagtTCTGGCTTTCCTGTTCCAGGACTGGGTGAGGGATAGGGTCAAGGAATTCTTTGAGAATAACATTAAGTCCTACCGAGATGATATTGACCTCCAGAACCTCATTGATTCGCTACAGAAAATT AACCATTGCTGTGGTGCCCAAGGTCCAGAAGACTGGGACTTCAACATATACTTTAATTGcagcagtgaaagcaaaagTCGTGAGAAGTGTGGCGTTCCTTTTTCCTGTTGTATACCTGATCCTGCT caAAAGGTTGTGAATACACAGTGTGGCTATGACATCAGAAAGAAG AGCAAGAGTGAATGGGATGATCAGATTTTTGTCAAAGGATGTATTGTTGCTCTTGAAGCTTGGTTACCCAAAAATATCTACATTGTTGCAGGTGTCTTCATAGCTATCTCATTGCTACAG attTTTGGGATTTTCTTAGCCAGGACATTGATTTCTGATATTGAAGCTGTAAAGGCAGGTAATGCCTTCTGA